From Enoplosus armatus isolate fEnoArm2 chromosome 23, fEnoArm2.hap1, whole genome shotgun sequence, a single genomic window includes:
- the nicol1 gene encoding NELL2-interacting cell ontogeny regulator 1 yields the protein MASSGYLQAAVLLLAVQLLCLGAADADQETGTVIPAESRPCVDCHAFEFMQRALQDLKKTAFNLDARTETLVLRAERRALCDCMPTNSLR from the exons ATGGCATCCAGTGGATATCTGCAGGCAGCGGTGCTCCTTCTGGCGGTCCAGCTCCTCTGTCTCGGTGCAGCTGATGCGGATCAGGAGACCGGGACTGTCATCCCTGCCGAAA GTCGCCCATGTGTGGACTGTCATGCATTTGAGTTTATGCAGAGGGCACTGCAAGATCTAAAGAAGACCGCTTTCAACCTTGATGCCAGG ACAGAGACGCTGGTGctgagggcagagaggagggctCTGTGTGACTGTATGCCCACCAACTCACTGCGCTGA